ACCGGTTTCCCCGAAAACGCATCACTTAAACCCGTTCTTCTCCCCCGACGGGTCTTGGGTCGGGTACCATAAATGTAGAGGAACCGGCAACGGCAAGGGCAACACTTTACTGTTAGAAACGGTCCAACACCAAGCACCCGAACCGGAATTCTCATTGTTCCGGTTCGACGGGTCGTTTCCTTCGTTTTCACCCGACGGTTCTCGGATCGCGTATGTGGATTTCCCCGGAGTCTATGTAGTGAACCATGACGGGTCGGGCCTGAAGAAAGTATCCGAAGAAACCGCCTTCTCCACCGCTTGGGACCCGAAGAGAAAAGGAGTGGTGTACACCAGTGTGGGGCCCGATTTCGCGAGCGAAACCACAGCCGTTGATATCGTGGCCATCAACGTCGACGACGAGAGCCGGAGTCTCAAAAAGTTAACCGTCGGAGGAAAAAACAACGCGTTCCCCTCACCCTCGCCGGACGGAAAATGGATCGTATTTCGGTCGGGTCGGTCGGGTCACAAGAACCTCTACATAATGGACGCTCTAGAAGGAGAAACGGGGGGGCTCTTCCGGCTCACGGAAGGCCCGTGGAGCGATACCATGTGCAACTGGTCACCGGACGGCGAATGGATCGCCTTCGCGTCGGACCGGGAGAGCCCGGGTTCTGGAAGCTTCGAGTTGTTTCTAATTCACCCGAACGGGACGGGGCTCCGAAAACTGGTCCAGAGCGGAACGGGTGGGCGGACCAACCACCCGTGGTTCAGCCCGGATGGGAAGCACATCGTGTTCACCACCGACTACGGTGGCGTATCAGCTGAGCCCATCTCTAACCCTCATCATTATCAGCCCTACGGCGAGATATTCATAATCAGATCCGACGGCTCAGAATTGCAGAGATTAACCCATAATTCGTATGAGGATGGGACCCCCACTTGGGGGCCCATTTACATCCAGCCGAAGGACATTGAGTGGCCGGACGGCGGAGATGCATGCTCGTTTGAGGATTGCCACTGGTTAAACATAAGCCCAACCAGCAAATCCAGCAATGCTAGTATTGCTCAATGTGCTCACCTCCCAAAGTGAGATTTGCTATTTTTGGATGGATTGTAAATTCGAaagttatatattaaaaaaaaaaag
This portion of the Ipomoea triloba cultivar NCNSP0323 chromosome 5, ASM357664v1 genome encodes:
- the LOC116019773 gene encoding uncharacterized protein LOC116019773; the encoded protein is MKSPALFILLLFFYHASADHGGSNAQTTIVFTTLGRSSYAFDIYTLPTSLPPSKAVELQLTDGESVNFNGYFPSSLPPSLVSRLPDPVLSINTSPFHLVYVTERNGSHHVFLDSVYYGGSGNGGKRKRSLLEEESRVSVVNRVQVPLVGVEQTGGRVSMKDKPTLVGESLIYVSTHEDPGVGRASWAAVYSTQLGSGLTRRLTPYSVADFSPAVSPSGVWTAVASYGETGWDGDVEELGTDIYVFLTRDGSNRVKVVEHGGWPAWGDDSTLYFHRRCHDGWWSVFMAVLRENGELGVESVSTQRVTPPGLHAFTPAANKRLLAVATRRPGSDYRHIELFDVDSGRFTELTKPVSPKTHHLNPFFSPDGSWVGYHKCRGTGNGKGNTLLLETVQHQAPEPEFSLFRFDGSFPSFSPDGSRIAYVDFPGVYVVNHDGSGLKKVSEETAFSTAWDPKRKGVVYTSVGPDFASETTAVDIVAINVDDESRSLKKLTVGGKNNAFPSPSPDGKWIVFRSGRSGHKNLYIMDALEGETGGLFRLTEGPWSDTMCNWSPDGEWIAFASDRESPGSGSFELFLIHPNGTGLRKLVQSGTGGRTNHPWFSPDGKHIVFTTDYGGVSAEPISNPHHYQPYGEIFIIRSDGSELQRLTHNSYEDGTPTWGPIYIQPKDIEWPDGGDACSFEDCHWLNISPTSKSSNASIAQCAHLPK